A single window of Acidobacteriota bacterium DNA harbors:
- a CDS encoding efflux RND transporter periplasmic adaptor subunit produces MKKLLTRLIYFLIVAGIAALVIIAFLPSPVTVETARPMRGALQVTIDEEGETRAHDRYVIASPVAGRLRRVELDEGDVVSRGAVVAEIEPVPIDVKERIEITARVQAAEAAKREAEAQVQHALADFEQARRERLRAETLAKDGLVSAQMVEQARNLETTSANELEAARQRVLAATSEVKIARTGLIAVEAENNDGNKIVKLTAPVKGQVLSVVEKSERVVASGTPVVIIGDPRRMEIVVDVLSTEAVKIKPGTPVLLEGWGGDQPIKAKVRIVEPAAFKKISALGVEEQRVNVVCDFVDSPGLLGDGYRVEARIIIWEAAKVLKVPASALFRHEQGWSVFVIENNRARRRDVKIGHRSAYEVEILEGISESDELVLHPTNQLTEGAEIERR; encoded by the coding sequence ATGAAAAAGCTTTTGACACGCCTCATCTATTTCCTCATCGTGGCAGGCATTGCTGCGTTGGTCATCATCGCTTTTCTGCCTTCGCCTGTAACCGTCGAAACCGCAAGACCGATGCGCGGCGCGTTGCAAGTCACTATTGATGAAGAAGGTGAAACCCGCGCCCACGACCGTTATGTGATTGCTTCGCCGGTTGCCGGAAGATTGAGGCGCGTTGAATTGGATGAGGGGGATGTTGTGAGTCGGGGCGCGGTGGTTGCGGAGATTGAGCCGGTGCCGATTGACGTGAAAGAGCGCATCGAAATTACTGCTCGCGTGCAAGCCGCCGAAGCTGCCAAACGCGAAGCCGAAGCGCAGGTGCAACACGCGCTCGCGGATTTTGAACAGGCGCGACGCGAACGCCTGCGCGCTGAAACTTTGGCGAAAGACGGCTTGGTTTCGGCGCAGATGGTGGAACAGGCGCGCAACCTGGAAACCACCAGCGCCAATGAACTGGAAGCCGCGCGGCAAAGAGTGTTGGCGGCGACTTCCGAAGTGAAGATTGCGCGTACCGGACTCATCGCCGTTGAGGCTGAAAATAATGACGGGAATAAAATTGTCAAACTCACTGCGCCGGTCAAAGGGCAGGTATTGAGCGTGGTTGAAAAGAGCGAGCGCGTCGTGGCTTCGGGGACGCCGGTTGTGATTATCGGCGACCCTCGCCGCATGGAAATCGTGGTTGATGTGTTGTCAACCGAAGCGGTGAAAATCAAACCCGGCACGCCGGTGCTGCTGGAAGGCTGGGGCGGCGACCAACCCATCAAAGCGAAAGTGCGAATCGTTGAACCGGCAGCCTTCAAAAAAATATCGGCGCTCGGCGTCGAAGAGCAGCGCGTCAATGTGGTGTGTGATTTTGTCGATTCGCCCGGATTACTCGGCGATGGTTATCGCGTCGAAGCGCGCATCATTATCTGGGAAGCTGCGAAGGTGTTGAAGGTTCCGGCAAGCGCGCTCTTTCGTCACGAACAGGGGTGGAGCGTTTTCGTGATAGAAAATAATCGCGCCCGGCGTCGCGATGTGAAAATCGGACATCGTAGCGCCTACGAAGTTGAAATCCTCGAAGGCATTTCGGAGAGCGACGAACTGGTCTTGCATCCGACCAATCAATTAACCGAAGGCGCGGAGATTGAACGACGATAA
- a CDS encoding ABC transporter permease: MTSLNRKLIRDLWHLRGQVIAVALVVACGIATYITMRSAYDSLVISQASYYTDYRFADVFAGLKRAPESLAAEIARIDGVSSVQTRVIFEVTLDVPGLNEPASGRLISMPETHLPVLNDIYLRSGNYFQPGSRNEALISEGFAEANNLAVGSSIGAIINGRWERLRVIGIAISPEYVNEVRSGSVFPDKKRFGILWMNRQAIANALDMDGAFNDVSLTLAPGASEQFVIDRLDKLLERYGGFGAYGREEQTSHRFLSDEIKQDKVTGIFIPAIFLGVAAFLINIVLARLVSTQRDQIAVLKAFGYGNAQIGVHYLFFGLFAVLVGTAFGVALGAWMGKGLAELYTQFFHFPVLQFDFRWSTVVTAVLISAGAAFVGAISAVRRVVALPPAEAMRPEPPAQFHAGLLERLHLRTFFSTAARMIVRNIERRHWKAFLSIIGIAFAIAILIVGRYSLDALDYIINVHFRTLQREDVSVSFNNPRSSKTRYELTHLPGVLLAEPFRSVAARLRFEHRTKRIGILGIQADGDLRQPLDKDLRRVAVPPEGLLLSTMLADMLGVKAGDVVTVEVLEGQRPIKQVVVANLVDELIGISAYMDIRALNRLMNEGGTISGALMSVDALTEDKLYLQLKQTPAVGSVFMREAMLESFLQTIAENITISTTIIIAFACVIAFAVVYNSARIALSERGHELASLRVLGFTRREITVMLLGEQALLTLAAVPFGFALGYAICGLLVWAFNSETYRMPLVIGSKTYAFSFVIVCLAALFSGLLVRRRINSLDLVEVLKTRE; this comes from the coding sequence ATGACATCGTTGAATCGAAAACTCATTCGTGACCTCTGGCATCTGCGCGGGCAGGTGATTGCTGTGGCGTTGGTGGTCGCCTGCGGCATCGCGACTTATATCACCATGCGGAGTGCATATGATTCGCTGGTCATTTCGCAAGCGAGTTATTACACCGACTATCGTTTCGCAGATGTCTTTGCCGGACTCAAACGCGCGCCTGAATCGCTCGCGGCAGAGATTGCGCGAATCGATGGGGTATCGAGCGTACAGACGCGGGTGATTTTCGAGGTGACGCTCGATGTGCCGGGTCTCAATGAACCGGCAAGCGGCAGATTGATTTCCATGCCTGAGACGCATCTGCCGGTGCTCAATGATATTTACCTCAGAAGCGGCAATTATTTTCAACCGGGCAGTCGCAACGAAGCATTAATCAGCGAGGGATTCGCCGAAGCCAATAATCTCGCGGTCGGCTCATCAATCGGCGCGATTATCAACGGGCGCTGGGAACGTTTGCGGGTCATCGGCATCGCCATTTCGCCCGAATATGTCAACGAAGTGCGAAGCGGCAGCGTCTTTCCCGATAAAAAACGTTTCGGCATTTTATGGATGAATCGCCAGGCGATTGCTAATGCCCTCGATATGGATGGCGCATTCAATGATGTGTCCTTAACGCTTGCGCCCGGTGCCAGTGAACAATTCGTCATCGACCGTTTGGACAAATTGCTTGAACGTTACGGCGGGTTTGGCGCATACGGACGTGAAGAGCAGACTTCGCATCGCTTTTTATCCGATGAAATCAAGCAGGACAAAGTCACGGGCATTTTTATTCCGGCGATTTTCCTCGGCGTTGCCGCGTTTTTAATCAATATCGTTTTGGCGCGACTGGTCAGTACGCAGCGCGACCAGATTGCCGTGCTCAAAGCTTTCGGTTACGGCAACGCGCAAATCGGCGTGCATTATTTGTTCTTCGGACTGTTTGCCGTGCTGGTCGGCACGGCGTTCGGGGTGGCGCTCGGCGCGTGGATGGGCAAAGGGCTTGCCGAACTCTACACGCAGTTTTTCCACTTTCCGGTTTTGCAATTCGATTTTCGTTGGAGTACGGTGGTGACGGCTGTATTGATTAGCGCGGGCGCGGCATTTGTCGGCGCGATTTCGGCTGTACGCAGAGTTGTCGCTTTGCCGCCCGCCGAAGCCATGCGCCCGGAACCGCCTGCACAATTTCACGCGGGATTGTTGGAGCGTTTACACCTGCGAACCTTTTTCTCGACGGCGGCGCGAATGATTGTCCGCAACATCGAGCGCCGACATTGGAAAGCCTTTCTGTCGATTATCGGCATCGCTTTTGCCATTGCCATTTTGATTGTCGGGCGCTATTCACTCGATGCCCTCGATTACATCATCAATGTTCATTTTCGCACCCTGCAACGCGAAGACGTATCCGTCAGTTTCAACAATCCGCGTTCCTCGAAAACCCGATATGAACTCACGCACTTGCCGGGCGTGTTGCTTGCCGAACCGTTTCGTTCGGTTGCGGCGCGGCTCAGGTTCGAGCATCGCACCAAACGCATCGGCATTCTCGGCATTCAAGCAGACGGCGATTTGCGGCAGCCGCTCGATAAAGATTTGCGGCGCGTGGCAGTGCCCCCCGAAGGTTTGCTGCTTTCGACTATGCTTGCCGATATGCTGGGCGTCAAAGCCGGTGATGTCGTGACTGTAGAGGTTCTCGAAGGGCAGCGCCCGATTAAACAGGTTGTGGTTGCCAATCTGGTTGATGAACTCATCGGCATTTCGGCTTATATGGACATTCGCGCTTTGAACCGTTTGATGAACGAAGGTGGCACGATTTCCGGCGCGTTGATGTCTGTCGATGCTTTGACAGAAGACAAACTCTATCTGCAACTCAAACAGACGCCGGCGGTCGGCAGCGTCTTTATGCGTGAAGCGATGCTTGAAAGTTTCCTGCAAACGATTGCCGAAAACATTACGATTTCAACCACGATTATTATTGCCTTCGCCTGCGTCATTGCCTTTGCGGTGGTCTATAACAGCGCCCGCATCGCGCTATCGGAACGCGGGCATGAACTGGCTAGCCTCAGAGTGTTGGGATTCACGCGGCGCGAAATCACCGTGATGTTGCTTGGCGAACAAGCCTTGTTGACGCTTGCGGCGGTGCCGTTCGGATTTGCCTTGGGTTATGCGATCTGTGGGCTGTTGGTGTGGGCATTTAATTCCGAAACCTATCGCATGCCGCTGGTGATTGGCTCAAAAACCTATGCCTTCTCATTCGTCATCGTTTGCCTTGCGGCACTGTTTTCGGGGCTGCTGGTGCGCCGTCGCATCAACAGTCTCGATTTGGTCGAAGTTTTAAAGACCAGGGAGTGA
- the pfkA gene encoding 6-phosphofructokinase, protein MKRIAVLTSGGDAPGMNAAIRAVTRAGIDRGYAVFGVRHGFAGLIAEDFIQLGLRDVGGLIQKGGTFLGSARCPEFKTEEGRLQALRSLHNRDISSVVIIGGNGSQTGANQLSRLGIQVVGVASTIDNDLYGADITIGVDTALNVALEAIDRLKVTASSHQRAFLVETMGRKSGYLALMAGLAGGAEAIVIPEVEVDPEDLAVEIRDDYERGKPHAIIVVAEGATYNAEALAKYFKKHRERLGFDLRVTILGHVQRGGSPGAFDRLLATQLGAAAVEHLAENNHGVLLGLQRGRVEATSLEKVASTKKTLDAKLLQLARVLAA, encoded by the coding sequence ATGAAGCGTATTGCAGTTTTAACCAGTGGTGGCGATGCTCCCGGCATGAATGCGGCAATTCGGGCGGTCACGCGAGCCGGCATAGATCGCGGCTATGCCGTCTTTGGGGTGCGGCACGGATTTGCCGGTTTGATTGCCGAGGATTTTATTCAACTTGGGCTGCGCGATGTCGGCGGTCTGATTCAAAAAGGCGGCACCTTTCTGGGCAGCGCCCGTTGCCCTGAATTCAAAACCGAAGAAGGTCGTTTGCAAGCCCTCAGAAGTTTGCACAATCGCGATATTTCAAGCGTGGTCATCATTGGCGGCAACGGTTCGCAAACCGGCGCCAATCAGCTTTCACGTTTAGGGATTCAAGTTGTCGGCGTTGCTTCAACGATTGACAATGATTTGTATGGCGCAGACATCACCATCGGTGTGGATACGGCGCTCAATGTGGCGCTTGAAGCCATTGACCGGTTGAAGGTCACCGCGTCGTCGCATCAACGCGCCTTTCTGGTGGAAACTATGGGGCGCAAGTCCGGCTATCTGGCGTTGATGGCGGGACTCGCGGGGGGCGCTGAAGCCATCGTCATTCCCGAAGTCGAAGTTGACCCCGAAGACCTGGCTGTCGAAATCCGCGATGATTATGAACGCGGCAAACCGCACGCCATCATCGTGGTTGCCGAAGGCGCAACTTACAATGCCGAAGCGCTGGCGAAATATTTTAAAAAGCATCGCGAGCGTCTGGGATTTGATTTGCGCGTCACCATACTCGGTCACGTGCAAAGAGGCGGCTCGCCCGGCGCTTTCGATAGACTGTTGGCAACCCAGCTTGGCGCGGCTGCCGTTGAGCATCTCGCTGAAAATAATCACGGCGTTTTGCTCGGATTACAGCGCGGCAGGGTTGAAGCGACCTCGCTTGAGAAAGTCGCATCAACGAAAAAAACCCTCGATGCCAAATTATTACAACTGGCGCGGGTGCTGGCGGCTTGA
- a CDS encoding ABC transporter ATP-binding protein — protein sequence MGDVEVFALRSVTLDLFKGEFVVLLGPSGSGKSTLLNIMGGLDVPSSGEVIFKDHNLTAASETELTRFRREHVGFVFQFYNLIPSLTALENVAIVTEIAARPMKPADALRLVGLGERLNHFPAQLSGGEQQRVAIARAIAKQPDVLLCDEPTGALDYETGKVVLEVLERVNQELGTTTAVITHNAAIAAMADRVIRIRSGEIVESFNNREKKHPDELLW from the coding sequence ATGGGCGATGTCGAAGTTTTTGCTCTGCGTTCGGTCACTCTTGATTTATTCAAAGGCGAATTCGTCGTTTTGCTCGGACCCTCCGGCAGCGGCAAATCAACCCTCTTAAATATTATGGGCGGACTCGATGTGCCCAGTAGCGGCGAGGTGATTTTCAAAGACCATAACCTGACCGCAGCTAGTGAAACTGAACTCACACGCTTTCGCCGCGAACACGTCGGTTTTGTTTTTCAATTTTACAATTTGATTCCAAGTCTTACCGCTTTAGAGAACGTCGCCATCGTCACAGAGATTGCCGCGCGCCCGATGAAGCCCGCAGACGCTTTGCGCCTGGTCGGGCTTGGCGAACGCTTGAACCATTTTCCTGCGCAACTATCGGGCGGTGAACAACAACGTGTAGCGATTGCCCGCGCCATCGCCAAACAACCCGATGTGCTGTTGTGCGATGAACCGACAGGGGCGCTCGATTATGAAACCGGCAAAGTGGTTCTCGAAGTTTTGGAACGGGTCAATCAGGAGTTGGGAACCACCACCGCCGTCATCACCCATAACGCGGCAATCGCGGCAATGGCTGACCGGGTGATTCGCATTCGCAGCGGCGAGATTGTCGAATCGTTTAATAACCGGGAAAAGAAACATCCCGATGAATTGCTGTGGTGA
- the mgtA gene encoding magnesium-translocating P-type ATPase: MVTTATTMVKAEPLATISVEGLSRQEARQRLLKFGANEPVAIRRATPLIQLLRFFMNPLVIVLLIASAISAGIGDWVNAAIIALMVGFSVALNFVQTARSERAVERLRKEIAPTATVLRDAKWQEILRREIVPGDVIRLAAGNLVPADARLLESRDLHVQQAGLTGESLPVAKDALAETAEARSPIEARNLIFLGTSVISGTAIALVTATGSQTLFGQIAERLAAKVPETEFERGAKHFGYLIARVVFLLVLFVFFVNTWLHRDALESLLFAIALAVGLTPEFLPMISTVTLGRGAMRMAQQKVIVKHLAAIQNFGSIDILCSDKTGTLTSGAMSLDRHLDCFGNPSERPFLLAYLNSLFETGIQNPLDAAIKHKANLNPLDEAILIHDHPDVRDYEKLDEIPFDFERRRLSIVVERDDSRLLITKGAPESVLALCKAYEVAGVRHPLDLATKQKTEAVYCQLSEQGFRVLAVAFKEIEARNQYSQADENHLVLAGFLTFADKPLDSASETLQMLATDGVKVKILTGDNELVARHVCSEVGLDTGRIVLGSDIDRMTETALGHVVEQTTVFARVSPMQKNRIILALKNRKHVVGFMGDGINDAPSLRVADVGISVATATDVAKDAAEIILLERGLLVLHQGIIEGRKAFGNVMKYLLMGTSSNFGNMFSMAAASMFLPFLPMLPTQILFNNFLYDLAQVTIPTDNVDQTFIHKPHRWDIRLIRNFMIYIGPISSLYDFLTFYVLLKIFQASEALFHTGWFVESLVTQTLVIFIIRTAGNPLQSKPSRALTMTTVLIVLVSMIIPFTPLGALLKFVPLPAVFFVFLILATGTYLLFVERIKRRLMRRLVG; encoded by the coding sequence ATGGTCACAACTGCGACAACGATGGTGAAGGCTGAACCGCTGGCGACAATTTCCGTTGAAGGACTCAGCCGGCAAGAGGCGCGTCAGCGGTTGTTGAAATTTGGCGCGAATGAGCCGGTTGCCATTCGCCGCGCCACCCCGCTCATTCAACTGTTGCGGTTTTTCATGAACCCGCTGGTTATCGTGCTTTTGATTGCCAGCGCGATTTCAGCCGGTATCGGTGATTGGGTGAATGCAGCGATTATTGCGCTCATGGTTGGGTTCAGTGTGGCGCTCAATTTTGTACAGACGGCACGCTCGGAACGCGCCGTTGAGAGATTGCGAAAAGAGATTGCCCCGACCGCTACGGTTTTGCGCGACGCTAAGTGGCAAGAGATTTTACGCCGCGAAATCGTACCGGGCGATGTCATTCGGCTGGCAGCGGGCAATCTGGTTCCGGCAGATGCGCGGCTTCTGGAATCGCGCGATTTGCACGTTCAACAAGCCGGGCTTACCGGCGAATCTTTGCCGGTCGCCAAAGATGCGCTTGCCGAAACCGCCGAAGCGAGGTCGCCAATCGAAGCCCGCAATCTGATTTTTCTCGGCACCTCGGTCATCAGCGGTACAGCCATCGCTTTGGTGACAGCGACCGGCTCACAAACATTGTTCGGACAGATTGCCGAACGCCTTGCCGCCAAAGTTCCCGAAACCGAATTTGAACGCGGCGCAAAACATTTCGGCTATTTGATTGCGCGCGTGGTTTTCCTGCTGGTGCTGTTTGTTTTTTTTGTCAACACCTGGTTGCACCGCGACGCTCTCGAATCCCTGCTCTTTGCGATTGCTTTAGCCGTTGGACTGACGCCGGAATTTTTGCCGATGATTTCAACCGTCACGCTCGGACGCGGCGCCATGCGCATGGCGCAACAAAAGGTGATTGTCAAACACCTCGCCGCCATTCAAAATTTCGGCAGCATTGATATTCTCTGTTCAGATAAAACCGGAACGCTTACGAGCGGCGCGATGTCGCTTGATAGGCACTTGGATTGTTTCGGAAACCCTTCGGAACGCCCGTTTTTATTGGCTTATTTGAATAGCCTGTTTGAAACCGGCATCCAAAATCCGCTCGATGCGGCAATCAAACATAAAGCCAACCTCAACCCGCTCGATGAAGCCATCTTGATTCACGACCACCCGGATGTGCGCGACTATGAAAAGCTCGACGAAATCCCTTTTGATTTTGAGCGTCGTCGTCTATCGATTGTGGTCGAGCGTGACGATTCGCGTCTGCTCATCACCAAGGGCGCGCCTGAAAGCGTGCTCGCCTTATGCAAGGCTTATGAAGTTGCCGGCGTTCGTCACCCGCTTGATTTGGCAACCAAACAAAAAACCGAAGCAGTTTACTGCCAGTTGAGCGAGCAAGGGTTTCGCGTGCTCGCCGTGGCGTTTAAAGAAATCGAAGCGCGAAACCAATATTCCCAGGCTGACGAAAACCATCTCGTGCTTGCGGGCTTTCTCACCTTTGCCGATAAGCCGTTAGATAGCGCAAGCGAAACTCTTCAAATGCTTGCAACCGATGGCGTCAAGGTGAAAATTCTCACGGGCGATAACGAACTGGTGGCGCGTCACGTCTGTTCCGAGGTTGGTTTGGACACCGGGCGCATCGTGCTCGGTAGCGACATTGACCGCATGACGGAAACCGCGCTCGGGCATGTTGTCGAACAGACAACCGTTTTTGCGCGGGTTTCGCCGATGCAGAAAAATCGCATTATCCTCGCATTAAAAAATCGCAAACACGTTGTCGGATTTATGGGCGACGGCATCAATGATGCGCCCTCGCTGCGCGTCGCCGATGTCGGAATCTCGGTTGCCACAGCGACTGATGTTGCCAAAGATGCCGCAGAGATTATTTTGCTTGAACGCGGATTGCTGGTTCTGCATCAGGGCATCATCGAAGGGCGCAAAGCCTTCGGCAATGTGATGAAGTATTTGCTCATGGGCACGAGTTCAAATTTCGGCAATATGTTCAGCATGGCTGCGGCGTCAATGTTTCTGCCTTTTTTGCCGATGTTGCCGACGCAAATTCTGTTCAACAATTTTCTTTACGACCTGGCGCAGGTGACGATTCCCACGGATAACGTCGATCAAACCTTCATTCATAAACCCCACCGCTGGGATATTCGCTTGATTCGCAACTTCATGATTTACATCGGTCCCATCAGTTCGCTTTATGACTTTTTGACCTTTTACGTGTTGCTCAAAATTTTTCAAGCCTCCGAAGCATTGTTTCACACCGGTTGGTTCGTTGAATCTCTGGTTACACAAACGCTGGTGATTTTCATCATTCGCACGGCGGGCAATCCTTTGCAAAGCAAACCGAGTCGCGCGCTTACAATGACGACGGTTTTAATTGTTCTTGTCAGCATGATAATTCCCTTTACACCGCTTGGCGCGCTACTCAAATTTGTGCCGCTGCCTGCGGTATTTTTCGTTTTTTTAATCCTTGCAACCGGCACCTATTTGTTATTTGTCGAACGCATCAAACGGCGATTGATGCGCCGGTTGGTGGGGTGA
- a CDS encoding L-lactate dehydrogenase, producing MNRAHYPFRVAVVGTGRVGSTFAYALLLRGLVSEIILIDKDKAKAEGEAMDLSQTVPFTHPTQIRVGEYKDCEQAAVIVIAAGVHPQKGESLLDAIKRNVSLMREVVPQICRYNKDAVLLVATQPVDLMTYAAYKISRRAAHKVCGFGTLADTARLRELLGIHYGIAPHNIHAYIIGEQGKGEVPVWSLANITSMQLKDFCFTNGIDYDQKALDDLFRRARDESYQIIERKGALYFAVGAGLLGIVEAILKNQKQVFCVSSLIENYYGISDVCLSLPAVIGTNGVEKVLRLELNHQEIAGLRQSAEFLKANLAKLALEAR from the coding sequence ATGAATCGCGCGCATTATCCGTTTCGTGTCGCTGTTGTCGGAACCGGTCGCGTTGGCTCAACATTCGCTTATGCACTCCTGCTCAGAGGTTTGGTTTCTGAAATCATCCTGATTGATAAAGACAAAGCTAAAGCCGAAGGCGAAGCGATGGATTTAAGTCAAACGGTTCCGTTCACTCACCCTACTCAAATCCGCGTAGGCGAATATAAAGATTGTGAACAAGCCGCCGTGATTGTCATTGCCGCAGGGGTGCACCCGCAAAAAGGCGAATCGCTTCTGGATGCCATAAAGCGCAATGTTTCGCTGATGCGAGAAGTGGTGCCGCAGATTTGTCGATATAACAAAGACGCGGTTTTGCTGGTCGCTACTCAACCGGTCGATTTGATGACCTATGCGGCATATAAAATTTCGCGTCGAGCCGCGCATAAAGTCTGCGGTTTCGGAACCCTTGCCGATACGGCGCGGCTTCGCGAACTTTTAGGCATTCATTATGGCATTGCTCCGCATAACATTCATGCTTACATCATCGGAGAACAGGGCAAAGGTGAAGTGCCCGTCTGGTCGCTTGCCAACATTACCAGTATGCAACTCAAAGATTTCTGCTTTACCAATGGCATTGATTATGACCAGAAAGCCCTGGATGATCTTTTCCGACGAGCGCGCGATGAAAGCTATCAAATCATCGAACGCAAAGGCGCGCTTTATTTTGCGGTTGGCGCAGGTTTACTGGGAATTGTTGAAGCGATATTGAAAAACCAGAAACAGGTGTTTTGCGTTTCCAGCCTGATTGAAAATTATTATGGCATCAGCGATGTGTGTTTGAGTTTGCCGGCAGTAATCGGGACCAACGGCGTAGAAAAGGTTTTACGACTTGAATTGAACCACCAGGAAATTGCAGGATTAAGACAGTCAGCCGAATTTCTTAAAGCCAACCTTGCAAAATTGGCTTTGGAGGCGAGATGA